Part of the Vigna radiata var. radiata cultivar VC1973A chromosome 11, Vradiata_ver6, whole genome shotgun sequence genome is shown below.
aaatgCATAAGAAGATGTAatcacaacaaacaacatatgcatgttattaagcaatgtgttgtcataatcaaaaactatattgatatagaaattgtgttgtcaacaatctgaACATTTAGATGATAGGGTCCATGCTCTAGAGGATTTAGTTCAACCTTTAGATGATGATAGTAGTGATGATTTTTAGACACCCCTCATGCATATCATTTGCATTGGTATCTCTTCtatgttatgttatgttatgttttattttcccttaatgaaaattttcctttatatttatcttgttttatttttattttttatttttgcttatatTAAGGGGGAGTTCTCTAATTTAGGGggagaattttttatttatttttacatcatacataaaaatttttaatattgatcaAAAAGTGGGAAGAAGCATGTTTAAAaggcttaattatatttatctcttgtcTACTAATCCCTTTTCTTTAAGTTATGTAAGAGTTATAGATTAGTACAGGttacaaaaagttttaaatCAAAGTAAATCAACGgagttttttatcatcataaaaaagggggagattattAGCATAAAGTTGAAGAgtagaagttttgatgatgtctcaaagtcaagtctcaagtgctcttgTTGCAAGACGACCatcatgaagacttgttttgtgttaaagcttttgtaatttagtagatttatgTATAGGTTGTgatttatctttgattctatgtattgtttgccttaggtttcgttaaaatttgttttgaatcggaaaacctcattttatattcaggataatcgattaccaacttataataatctattatcaataatcgattatgacttagtcataatcgattatcacaagcaaTTATGATATTTTCAAGCAATTTTTCTaccgttgtgcattcattaaatgcataatcaattaccataagtggataatcgattatcacacgtTAAATAGCTCACAACagatttttggaggtatccttgagtgagatctctataaattgGATTGAGACTCTCATTCTAACATACGAAATGCTGGAATTTCGAAAAGCTTATCTGTTTTGATGTGTGTTGTGATAATTATGTTCTAGGGTTTGTAACCTTTGTGctttggctttgagaacttggtgttGGTATAGAGCGTGAACTTTCACGGGAgttgtgattgagtgttgttgttgctgagttaaagtctgtcatcctttgtgaagattcaaaggagatGCTCATCCTTCGTGAAACAATAGAAGGaagtgttcatcccttgtgggtttcaagggaagtgagtttcatctcttgtggtaacAAAAGAGGTATTATAACCTTAAactgtgttattttctttgtgattgtaatagtttgttggtttgtgatAATGAAACGTTAATTCTTGTttgagattaacaactagaTGTAGGATCTGTGTAATccaaactattataaaaatcacttgtgcaatttactctcttccttactctttaatttgtttaaattgttattatggaatttatattttacgagaaagttattaaagatattatttgcaataagaaaccaattcatcCTCCATTTTTATTCGTTGTACATGCTAACCATTCTGTTGCACCGCTCTGATAGGTTTAAACCCACAATGTCTCGTGGTTCATTATGTCTTATGATAAGAAAATTTGTATGTAGAgtttggaaagaaaaataaatgtaaaacttAAGAAGCATGCAATTTAAATTCAATGAAGGCTTTATGTGATGTAATAGTGGTTTACAtttgaaattatgaaatattgattGAAGGGGAACATGAAACTCTTTTTGTTGGGgtgattttgtttaaaatttgttgatttcGGTTCTTTATTAAGTTGTGTTTATACATCTAAGTTGAGATTGATATATGATGTGAAACTTTTGTGTGTGTTATGTCCAGTTCTTGCCTAAGAGACACAATTCTCACTTAAGAAAGACCTTGCTTTCCTAGTCCAAATCATCTtagaaaaattaagatttttttttcgttaAGTGTTGAATAAGGCTGAAACGTTGAGAGTTAATCCTAGACACATAGTTCTTTAGTCTGACTAGTTAGAGGTTCGATTGGAAAATTGATATATGTTTAAAAGATTTGATTATGCATTAGGTACGTGGAAGTTATTAATTGAGAATGATTTGAGAATTGAAATTGGAAATATTGATACATAGTTGTGTTATTAGTTTGAATCACAAAAATTCTGTATTATTGTTTTCTAGAATTGTGTAGAGTAGTTTGGAAATGCTTTGATTGGTCAAGTGGCTTTAAGGTTTTATATGAAATTGAAAGTAGTTTTATATGAGATAAATTAAAGGGAATGTCATGAAATGATTACTTTTAGGAAAATATTTCAAGGTCAATGGAGAGATATATTGCTTGTTAGGTTATGTTTGGTTGCATGACTACATTTTCCTAAGGAGGTGTGGCATCTAGAAAATTTGGGTTAGTCTTGATATACATATTTTGGTGACTGGTAAATTTGGGCCAATCTTGATATATTGTATTTTGGTGATTGATAAATTTGGACCGATCTAGATATATCATATATTGATGATTGGTAAATTTGGGTTAATCTTGATATATCATATTTTGATGATTGGTAAATTTGGACTAGTCTTGATATATCATATTTTGATAACTTGTAAATTTGGGTCAGTCTTGATTTATCATATTTTGGTGATGGATAAATTTTTACcaatcttaatataatatattttggtcACGGATAAATTTTGGTTAGTCTTGATATATCATATTTTGATcaattttggttggttttgaCATATCATATCATTATAAATATGTGCACAAATTCTAAAGTTTGAACAATTGTATATATCAAGATATTGAGTCTAGTTTTATAATTGCATAGGTATTTGTGAATTGTGTgatgatatgattattaattgattttataatttcatgATAAGTATATGACTTCTAAGTCAAAATGTATGGATAAATTCGTATTTGAGTCTAGAGTGGGTACATTTGTGATTTTGATTACAATATGAATTGTGTtgttattaatgtttatatgaaatttaataGTATAGTTAGATATAAGGATAATAAAGACTTGGAATGGATTATTATATTACTATGgtaataaactaagtgaaaaatttagtatgagaaaaaaattaattcattttcgTGTATAATTAGTTTATCCTTATAATTAgagtatttttataataaattatgatagtgattattataattttattagtgtATCCTTATAATTAGAGtatttttattgctttcttagttagaaattttatttattttctatgtcATCCAACGATCCTATATTTTATAAACACTAAAATGAATACTTATaccaattattttgttataaattaagttaaatttacttcataataataatattatataattaaaatagatttaatcCTCTtgcttataaaattataattaaaattttcagttatttaaataaaaattaattatatctatattaatttatcaagtaaaaattacattattaatttatataactaaacaaacaaataaatcaactatttaaatataattaaaaacagtttagccacaaaaagaaaaattaaagtgtaaatctatgataaaaataataaataattataataaaaaatacaaaaataaagtcACTGCCAATCCACCTTAAAACGGTCTAATCCAattcaattttgatttataattaaaaaaatattactttttgaGCCCATTGATTGCAGTTCAACGAACGCGAACACGTGGTAAGGTGGATGTTTAATCTCATGTTGAGAccttattattaattagttaattatttatatgaaactGTTTAATACCATAATAAGTCAATCCCACAGGAATGTAAATGACTCTGAATGCAATTATTAGCACTATTAACTAAACAAAGATGTATCGTAATCTCACAACACTGACACGTCACCAAACAAATCAAAACATGCACACAGAGAAATGACGCGGATTGGATAAGAATCAACCAAACGTCCATttctcactttcttttcttcgtCAAAATTGAAACTTCCTATTTCCCTTTCTTCATTGGTAAAATTCAAAACCATATCCATGGcttcaaaaaattacaaataaaaaaatcacgttctttaaactaattttgttttttttctttccatcaaGGCAAAATGGCAAACGTATGGTTGCAGCTTCACCCCTTCTTTGTGTTGTACACGTTTCTTCACTGGTCCATTTACTTGATCAGAAAATTCACATCGAAGAAATTCGAcacatacataaattttaaatttttacagaTCAAGTTTTCACAAAAGATATTTTACTGATagaaatatttatgtatatataaatttatgaccAACACTTTTTTTTGtcgatgtaattttttttatcgacttgaaactttgtttgtatcTCAATAtctataattcaaaaatatctttcACTTTACTGTCAATAATTAACCGACTCTTATGCGGTTATGTTTGAGAAAATTCcaataattttagaaagaaaaaaaaaaagccgaAAGAAAAGGATAGAGTTAAGAGAggtaaaagaatattttaattatatgtgtaaagaaaataataattaaaaaaaaaaagatagaattaTGTGTGACTGCGGTTACGGTTGGTTAGTCCCTCCCTCAGATGCTTGGTCTTGTGGTAGTGATGAGACTGCGTTTGATTTGATCACACATAATTCCTCTTTCGTTTCAATTCCACCACAACTCTTCTCAGatattattcttcttcttcatgttttgCTTTCCTTAGAGCTAATCGAATAATTTCTTTGGTGTTGTCGTCCTTTTCATGTCTTCAGAATCGGCACGCTGGTAGCACCTGCGGAAGAAGAAGAACCAGCAGCGCTAGTTCACATGGGATTGGGAAAAACTGTAAGAAGAAGAGGAGTCATCCAAGGTTCTATAACCGCCGCTGATGCCGATGGACCTGTGTGCCCAAATCCAGAGATCCTTCGACCAACGTTACACCTCCCACGCGCGCCACTCGCTCGACGAATTGCCTGACAGCTTCACCATCACCGACCCCCACATCCCGGGCCACCCTATCGTTTTCGCAAGCCCGGGCTTCCTCAAGCTCACGGGCTACGCGCGCTGCGAGGTCCTGGGCAAGACCGCCGCCATCTTCCAGGGCCCGGGCACTTCCCGGAGGTCCGTCATGGAAATCCGTGAGGCCGTCCGAGAGGAGCGCACCGAGCAGGTCGTTTTGCTCAACTACCGTAAGGACGGCACGCCGTTCTGGATGCTATTCTGCGTCTGTCCCGTGTTCAGCGGCGACGGCGGCGCCGTCGTTCACTTCGTCGCTGTTCAAGTCCCGCTTCTCAAAAAGGATGGCTCCGGCGTCAGGGATTTCGGCTTCGGGTGTTGTCGGAAGGAAGTATGCACTGATTCGTTATCGGAGCTTGGTCGCGTGTGTTCCGTGGAGCAAGTGTTGGAACGTGATGTCATTGGTTCgtttgtttatatgtttttgcATTTTGCCATTTTCCTTTTCAGTTGAGAGCTTTGTGTTAAATATTGCTTCTCCAACCCTGAGAATTGTTTGTTGCacaattaaaaatgatttcaGGACAAAACATAGATATGTGTGCTTCTGTtcgtgtttttttaattaagattgtAGTTTAATCTTCTTATTCTATCTAAagtatacttttattatatcaatCGCAGATATGGAATGGAACTCATGATTAAAGCAACACTCAAAGTATTCTAGCAATAAATTTTAACCTGTATTCTGAAAACCATGAATACACTTTTTGATGTTGTGTTTTTAGGGAAAATAATTGCATCTTCAATcgatttaaaaatgtttacatAAAAAGATATCATAAATTGATTAAGTAAAACATTGAATAACAAGATCAAAATCACACGGAGAACTGGATTTAAGTTTTCTGCTAGTTCTAAATCTTGCATCCTGTTCTTTATTCATCCTTCTACTTGCTGAACAGATGAAGTtaaatgcattttaaatttgatgCAGAATTAATGTGGTAGCCTCATGTGGTCTCGCAGTAATTGTGCTAGTGGTTTGGGTTATACTGATTTATTAGCTTTGTGAGATGCAGAATTGGAGAGGGAAGATCCGTGTGTGGCGAGTGATGAGGAGATGCGAAGTGCCGTCACTGCCATGGACAATATCTTCTCTGTGCTAACCCATTTTAGTGAGGCAACTGGCAGATTAGTGTGTAGGAAGAGGTGCAGCGTTCCTGACGTGGGTCTTTTAAGCACATCCTTGATTATATCTCTTGGTAGAATCAAACAAAGCTTTGTATTGTGAGTTATTGGAAATGTCTAGTTTTGGTATTACTTTACCAAGAGCTTTATCCATTTTGCAGATCCttaatttgttgtttatatGGTTTTGAGTCTACTTGCAGAACTAATCCTCATTTACCGGACATGCCTATTGTTTATGCTAGTGATGCCTTCTTGAAATTGACAGGTTCTAAAACTATTTCCTTGcataaattgagttttgttttgataaacttttcaacaagtacttataaggaaaaaaataaggCAAATGaattatacttttcttttagttaaaatcaacttatgGATTCCAACTTTTATAGAAGTGCTCTCAGCTAACTTTTTCCAACAACTGATGTGCATAAGTTGATTAAAGAAGCTTGattcatttatcttttattttattttcttatgctacttattgaaaaatttatccATCATAATGAAAGCCTCATGCTTATTTACAGCTTAATGCTGGGATCTGATCTAAGGATATAAAACCAATAGCTGAAATTTACTTATGTTTTAATTATCCCATTACCTGAATAGGTTATGGAAGAAGTGAAGTTTTGGGTCGCAACTGTAGGTTTTTAGGTGGAACAGATACTGATACCTCTACTTTATATCTGGTAGTATGATTTTCTTGCCATAGTTTTTAAATGTTGTCTTCCTAATTTGGCAACTTGGAGTCTTGGACTAATGGAAATGAACTTTGGGATTATGCCTTTTTCTTGTTGTTTACAGATAAAGGAAAGCATTAAAGCTGAACAACCATGCACAGTACGTATTTTGAATTACAGGTTAATACTTCACTTTTGATTCTGCTGCCAAAGCTGTGAagtttatttattgaatatactgaattaaaatattttggacACTGGCAGGAAGGACGAAAGTTCATTTTGGAATTTTCTTCACATCTCACCCGTTCGTGATGCTTCTGGCAAGGTAATCTTGGCAAAGTATTCCTTATCTGGGCTACCAATCTTAAACGTCCGTTTTCGAATTTTTGTCAGTCATTTGTTTTTCTAAGTCTAATTGGAGACAGGAGAGAATTTTAACTCAACCAAACATGAATATGGTCTTTAATTGGTAAATAGATGACAGCTACTATTTTTCCTGCTTTGACAGtaccattttttaaatattataatcagTCAGGTCTTAATGTGtaactatatttaaaattatgaattttttgtGGTTGCTTGTTAACGTATTATATGATTATGAACTCCGAAATTTGTCAGTCGTTGTGCATAAGAAGTGGTTTGTTGCACTGGAAAAGCATTCGATAAGGAGGAAATGGTTCATATTGTGATAAAACTTTTcctattttgtttgcttttacCTACTCATCTCCCCAGCTCCcccaaaattgaaaaataaataaataaataataaaagaaatgtagTCAGTAAACTGATTTGCAGAATTTTACAATGTAttcaaaattgtttcattgGAGATTGCACGACTGTAATTATTGTGAGTTTGGGTGATGTATCAGCAGATAACTTGATGGATGTATCATTTGCTGCTAAAGTGTTGTGGTGAATAGTAGTAGCTGAAATTGTAGATGATGGCTTAATAATATTCACAATTCCGAAGTGCTTATTTAGGATAACTTTGATAGTCCATGGTGTGGTATTGTCTGGTTACAATTTTACATGCAAACACTTGGTCTTTTGTTTGCGTGTTTGATTGGTACCTTGATGTTCCCacattctcattttctttctgtGGTTGAAGTAGTGAAAAATCCTGATTCTAGCCTTCTCTTGGCTCTGTGGTTTGAGTTATAAATAATCGTAAGTCAATTGGCTGAATTTGTTTTCATATGGATACAAATCAAATTGTATTCTTATGGGTTTTTGCTGAGTTAAGTTAGTGAGGGATCAACATCCATTACTTGCACTTTGGAAAAGTCGTGATCATTCATAGATGGGTTTCAAGTGTGTATACATCATGTGATGATTTATGTGTCATGAATCTGATGATTCATTACCCAGTTTATCATGCTTCCATACAAGCTAAATTGAAACCCTACTAATTAGAGTGATGGATGCTGTTGTTCAGGTTGCATACTTTGTGGGAGTTCAAATAGAAGACAGCAATAAAAATGACGATAGGCAGTGTTTGAGTCCAGAGAAAAGGCAGCTTAGTGTGGTTGGTGTAGTGAAGGTTGCAGTGAGGAGTTTATCAATGAGTGCGGGATCTTCAAAGTCGTAGCATAAGGATCTTGTGACTTCGTTCCTTATAGTATTCATCCAATGGTCAATCTCAACCAGGGATCGTTGAAATGATAGAAAGAagctaaaaaattaattatcaagaGAGAAAACAATCCATATATTGTAAGAAAGCATTCTGCTTTCCAagtctataaataaaatgtattctATTTTCGCATACTGCTTTAAAAAGAACTTTATTTACCGTAATTtagcaataaaaaattatttgtactAATTTCACCTTCTCCTTCTGTATAATATAGAACTTTGTAGTTACTGATATATAcataatatgtatatatgtagTATTCATACTTTAATTAAACAATGAATGCCTTCATATATTTATACCAGTGGACTAAGACCTAATGATAGTTTTTATAACAGACTGCAAGATGAATTGCTATAgaacattaatatataatagagaAAGACTTCAACCTAACCTAGAGCGACTAGAATCTATGTTGAACTGTCATTAATACAATTCACaggattaaataaatttattttatatttaacaatgtgatgtttaatcttaaaaatgatggggttataaatttcttttgtgGCCTATAGGAAACTACATATAATTTCcggaaaaaattagaaaagtaaaaaatcatcattattattattattattacctgtcaatatatgttgtaattaattttttttctcagaaCAAAACATTGAATCTTTACCAcgaatttctaaatttatttttcctttaaaaatcaatcaaattcaacaaatgcatttgtgtCGTCAATTTGTTCTTGAAATTAAACGTTATTTTGTCTCTCTCTTCTTAATGTATTTCTAAAATACTACAAACTGCTTTACATAGTTAGAATCAGAATACTTTCATAGGATATTAAAAAGGACCACATTAATTCTGTCCTTCTAATGctcagatttttttaatattttttatttttattaatccattatttctaaaatttaatgcAAACATTAATCAATCTTGTCCATTATATTCTTAtctttttcacttaaaattCGATTAATttgtatacttttatatttaatatatgaaataaaaaatgatcaaatgagaaattatataattatttagttacaataaaaaaatattacatttcatgttttctttttttttttgtttaaagctaattatttaattaataattatattattatttgtgagTAGAGGGCTTTTATTTATCCCAAAAAAGAGAGTAAGTGAACAGTTTTCTCATAAAGAAGTGAGAGCAAATCATTGTTCATAAATTAGTATGGTTGATAAGGTTGACTTTGGAGTGGACATTTTCTGTTTGATTAGTTAAGAATTAGGAAGGTATGACCATAACATCAGACCATTAATCCTAATATGAtgtaagaaaaagtaaaaaaataaataaataaataaataaataaagcgAGTGATGAAATAAGATTGACCAAAAGTAATGGATATGTTAAATAGAATAGAAAATTCCCAAGATAACATGAGATGGGAATTAAAAGATGTAAAAGAATAAGGATCCAAAGTGAAAACACATACCCATAtacatgaaaaaggaaaagtgagTAACTTTTCATTTCAAACTCCAAACTTCACTTCACCTGAACCCAAACCGCATCGCTCGGAACTCCAACGTGCACGATGAAAAGCATGTAGAACCCAGGTGGCGCCACAGTCAGCGAGGGAGGCGCACGCGCCACCACTCTGTACCCTGACGGCGCCACCTGCTCAACCCCCACCACCTCCAGCACAAGCAACCTCTGGTTCATCGCGAACGAGTGCGTCGTAAATGACGGCGCCACCAGCGTCACTCCCACACCTCCCACACGGTACTCCCGTAGCAAAAAATTCACAGCAAACATCCCTCCATACGACGCCGTATTGTTCGTAGCCTCAACAGCGACTATCGAGGGCCGCAACGAGTCAAACTCGGTCTCCAAATACTCCGGGTAATACGCATCCAAACTCAACTCCGTCGGGTACGGGTTTGCCCGAAAATTATAAACCCTATGAGGGTTGCTCCCGCCCACTAAAACCCTCCCATCTGGTACCAGCACAGCGGACGAGTGATACATCCTCGGAGTACTCGCTGGCGCCAGTAATTGAAACCTCGGAAACTGGTCAACCAAACCGGGTCTATACAAAACCGGATACAAAACCGGGTTGGCCGCGTTCTCCCACCCGGCTGTACCATTCATTGCACCGTTCAAGATAATGACATTCCCATTGGGAAGCAGGACCATGTCAGGCATAACCCTCGGCGTGGGCATGGTTTCCATGACCCACACGGGTTTCGAATCCGTCACCCTCAACCTCCCGCAGGTTCTGGAAGCTTCTAGAAAAATCTTCAACGTGTTGGCCAAGCTAAACGCGCCGGGGTAGGCCCCGCCGCATATCATAATTTCTGCGTCTGGCAAACGCGTTCCGTTGAGACCCGTTAGGTTTAACGGGAGAAGGACGGAGGAGGCTGTGCTGGGgtagtttcttttttcttggcCGGGGATAATAGGGAAGTTGCGGAGGACTTTGTTGGTGGTGTAGTCGAAGAGGATGGAGTTGCGATTGGCGAAGATGAAGAGGTTTCCGTCTGGTAAAAGATGCAAGAACGGGTAAAGATTGTTCTCCTCGCCGCGGTTGGGGTCACGCGTGAGTTTCAAGAAGGGGAGGTAGTGAAACGACTTGGAGGCGACGTCGTTTTTGGGGACGAATTCGTAGGTGAAGGAGTTGCGGCCACCCACGACAATGATTTTCCCAGAGGGAAGGATTTGGTTGGAGGAGTACCAGCGGCTGTTCGAGAGGCTGTGGTTGCGAAGTTCGCGCCAGTCGCAGGTATTGTGTTGGGGGCAGGGGGTGAAGGAGCGGAGGGTGGTGTAGCCGTCGTTGAAACCGCCAGTCTGGAGGAGGGAGCCGTCGGGGGTGAGAGCCCCGGAGGAGCACCAGGCGTCGGTGCGGAGGGTGAGGGGGCGGAGGGTGTTGTGGGAGAGGTCGTAGAGGACGGAGTGGGCGGTGCAGTCGAGCTTGAGGGCGAGGTCGTGGGGGTTGAAGCGGCAGCGGTGGTGGGAGAGGGAGATGTTGGAGGGGCCGAAGTCGGTGCGGTCGAAGATTACGACCTTGTTGTCGTACATTAGTTGCATGTGCATGGCGGAGATGCCTATGCTGCGCTTGAGCTCCACCCAGTGACCTCCTTTGGTGTTTGTACCATTTTCAATGGCAATTACGAGCTGAAAGAAGATGGtttgaagaagaataagaaagaaagatgGGAGGTTCTTGATCTTGAAAGCCATAGTAAGTGGTGTTTGCAGTGTACTATTACTACtagtttttgtaatttgttttcattgatGTTTCTCTTCTGATGATAGGGTGCACAATACATGTATGAATTTATTGTTGATATCTTGTTTGTTGTGAGTGATGAAGAAGGAAAACATGCAACAATTGCCACGCTCAGTTCGTCAGAGAGAAAAAACAGGGGCCCAAGCCTACCACGGTTTCAGGACGACACTTggacattttatattattactttttttattaaataagtaataattcttacaaaaataaattaaaaaatatcttagtTCCatgtaattttcatttctctttttataCGTACATGTTTAATTGATTGCAGTGGCCAGCAATTGAAACACTTTAATTGGAAAGATTGACGGTGGAGGTATGACCTGTGATTAACTACATTGAGTAGCATGGACCAGTTTTTACTATTTTGTATGAAAACTCAGCTTACACATAGGGGGAATTGCTCAGTAATTATGAACCATGATCAACATcgaattcatttttcttttgtgcatagctaaagaaaaataattatgtgatccacctaaattttttaacattaattttgatattaatttttcttattttttatttttttaattttactttttatattatattatgtgttaaatgaatataaaagtatacTATTTGAATTCTCTTTAATGAATAGATTATGAGGAGAAATTGAATTTTAGTATTTAGCATTGAAATGATGACTGTGAGTGTTTTAATTTGACATTGGATATATACGTGGAACTGATTAAGTATACCATGATTGTTCAGTTTGGTCTATCtaatgtttattttgaaatacacaCTAGTATTTTTGAACTAAGAAAGAGATATAGATGCTTAAATAAGTAAATTGGGTCAGTGACCATTGGGTGTTACTGGGAATTGAAAATGCAGAGTGGTCTAGGGGTCTAGGGCATTGGGCGCCCTAAACACTGTTTAGTGCTCTATATGAAGCGTTGCGCACCAAGAGAGTCTTACTAGGTATCATCTAGAATTAATTTCTAAGTGTTGGAGGTGCATACTATAAgacatgtgaaaaataaaaatatcttctattttatttttatattttgtggtataaaataattaattatggtgTGTATTTGTGTATAGAAAGTGTTAAGaaagtgaa
Proteins encoded:
- the LOC106777862 gene encoding protein TWIN LOV 1 isoform X1, whose protein sequence is MPMDLCAQIQRSFDQRYTSHARHSLDELPDSFTITDPHIPGHPIVFASPGFLKLTGYARCEVLGKTAAIFQGPGTSRRSVMEIREAVREERTEQVVLLNYRKDGTPFWMLFCVCPVFSGDGGAVVHFVAVQVPLLKKDGSGVRDFGFGCCRKEVCTDSLSELGRVCSVEQVLERDVIELEREDPCVASDEEMRSAVTAMDNIFSVLTHFSEATGRLVCRKRCSVPDVGLLSTSLIISLGRIKQSFVLTNPHLPDMPIVYASDAFLKLTGYGRSEVLGRNCRFLGGTDTDTSTLYLIKESIKAEQPCTVRILNYRKDESSFWNFLHISPVRDASGKVAYFVGVQIEDSNKNDDRQCLSPEKRQLSVVGVVKVAVRSLSMSAGSSKS
- the LOC106777862 gene encoding protein TWIN LOV 1 isoform X2 produces the protein MPMDLCAQIQRSFDQRYTSHARHSLDELPDSFTITDPHIPGHPIVFASPGFLKLTGYARCEVLGKTAAIFQGPGTSRRSVMEIREAVREERTEQVVLLNYRKDGTPFWMLFCVCPVFSGDGGAVVHFVAVQVPLLKKDGSGVRDFGFGCCRKEVCTDSLSELGRVCSVEQVLERDVIELEREDPCVASDEEMRSAVTAMDNIFSVLTHFSEATGRLVCRKRCSVPDVGLLSTSLIISLGRIKQSFVLTNPHLPDMPIVYASDAFLKLTGYGRSEVLGRNCRFLGGTDTDTSTLYLIKESIKAEQPCTEGRKFILEFSSHLTRS
- the LOC106777475 gene encoding aldehyde oxidase GLOX, whose amino-acid sequence is MAFKIKNLPSFFLILLQTIFFQLVIAIENGTNTKGGHWVELKRSIGISAMHMQLMYDNKVVIFDRTDFGPSNISLSHHRCRFNPHDLALKLDCTAHSVLYDLSHNTLRPLTLRTDAWCSSGALTPDGSLLQTGGFNDGYTTLRSFTPCPQHNTCDWRELRNHSLSNSRWYSSNQILPSGKIIVVGGRNSFTYEFVPKNDVASKSFHYLPFLKLTRDPNRGEENNLYPFLHLLPDGNLFIFANRNSILFDYTTNKVLRNFPIIPGQEKRNYPSTASSVLLPLNLTGLNGTRLPDAEIMICGGAYPGAFSLANTLKIFLEASRTCGRLRVTDSKPVWVMETMPTPRVMPDMVLLPNGNVIILNGAMNGTAGWENAANPVLYPVLYRPGLVDQFPRFQLLAPASTPRMYHSSAVLVPDGRVLVGGSNPHRVYNFRANPYPTELSLDAYYPEYLETEFDSLRPSIVAVEATNNTASYGGMFAVNFLLREYRVGGVGVTLVAPSFTTHSFAMNQRLLVLEVVGVEQVAPSGYRVVARAPPSLTVAPPGFYMLFIVHVGVPSDAVWVQVK